The Paenarthrobacter aurescens region AGTCCCGCCGGTTGTTGTTGATGCCTCAGTGCGCCGTGCCGGGGACAGGGAACGTCACTTCACAGTTATGGAAATTGACTTCAAAGTATCCGGATCCCGCACTTTGCGTACCGTCAAGGCGGTGTTCTCGGTGGAGAAGAGCTCTTGGATAGTAGAAGATTCCGTGAAGGCTCCGGAGGGGTGGAACTGCTCATTCGAGGGCAGGAGCGTGGTCAGTTGCTCCTCCGACTCCGTTCAGCCCGCCGATCTTCACTTTCAGATCGGAACAGTCTCCAAACGGAACCACGGCCACGGGGACAAGGATGAAGGGGTTCTCACCTATTCGTTGAGCGGACAAGGTGTGGCCTCGAAAAGGTTTTCTGCCGTGTACTGACGCGAATAGTCCTGCGCATTGCGTCATGAATTTCACCACCGGTGCACTCATCCCTTGGCAAGACCCGATCCCGGGTGGCGTGCACTATCCCTAAAGGTGAGAAATGAAAGCAAAGACGGACTACCGCGTGGAGGAACCTTCGAGTCCGTTAGCTGCAGCAGGGGCACTCTGATGTCGCGTGTGCTGGTGACGGGCATCGCCAACCCGGCCGGTTCGTCCCTTGCCCGGCAGCTGAAGGCAAAGGGGCACTGGGTGCTGGGGGTGGACGTGCTGCCTACCCATCGCGGCGTTGCGGACGTTGTCTCCATCGTTTCGCCCCCGGACGCTCCGGGCTACCTGTGGGAGTTGCGGGGCCTGGTGGCTAAGTACGGGACTGAAATCCTCATCCCCACCATGAGCGCGGAGCTGGTGGTGGTTTCCGAGGCCCGGGACGATTTCGCCCCTGGAGTTCGTGTGGTCATAGCCGATCCTGCGCCGGTAAAAGCAGCTCAGGATAAATACTTCACCATGACCTGCCTCGCTGCGGCGGGGGTGAGCGTTCCTAAGTTTGGTCTGCCGAGTGCTCTGGGATCTGTGCATGATGCCATGGATTCGTTGGGTGGTCCGCTGGTGGTCAAGCCCCGCATTTCACGTGACGGCCGAGGCATCAGGTTGCTGGACCGCACTTCCGACGCCGGTGTCCGGGCCGCGCATTTCTGGGCCAGCCTGGACGATTCGTGGATGGTCCAAAAGTTTGCGCCCGGCACTGAGTACGCTTCAGCAGGTTTTCGCCACGGACAACACACGGATCCGGATGATGTTCTGGTGGTCCTCGAGAAAGCCGTTGGTGAAGCCACCAGGAGTGGTTCCAGGACGGTCCAGGCCCGGAAAGTCCAGGATCCTGCAGGCTCTGATGTTGCCGCTTTGGCGGTTTCTGCTGCTGCCGCCCTTGGACTGACCGGACCATTCAGCGTAGACATCAGGCGCTTGCAGAACGGCAGACCGGCAGTGTTGGAAGTAGAAGCGCGCTTTGGAATGTTCAGTGCCCATGCTCCGGGGCTCCTGGACACCGTTCTCCACCGCTCCTTGAAGAGGCATTCGATTGGCCTGTCTGCATAAGGCATGGTCTTTCAAGCACTGTGTTCCCGCAGCCCGTAAAGAAGCCAGCCGGTGACGCCAAACTCTGAGACGCATTCTTTTTGTTGAGTTCGGTGCGGGTAAGATCCCGTAGGAAACAAGTAATCCGGCTCACAGTATCCAGCGCAGTGTACGGGCCCCACCAGATCCCGAAGGTATGTATCTATGGTTCACGCTGCCCACCAAGACACCGATCTCGCCGCCGAACTGCGTGCCGACGTACGCCGGGTTTCCACCCTCTTGGGCGAATCCCTGGTAAGACAACACGGCCCGGAGTTGCTCCAGCTGGTGGAGCAGGTGCGCTTGCTGACCAAGGAGTCCAAGGAAGCCGCCCGGGGTGGCGCGGACGCCACAGGCCCGTGGAGCGCGCACGACGTCGTTGCCCAGGTCCGTGAACTGCTCGCCTCCCTGCCGCTGGACCAGGCGACTGACTTGGTCCGCGCCTTTGCGTTCTACTTCCACCTCAGCAACGCCGCAGAGCAAGTCCACCGCGTCCGGGGACTGCGTACCCGGCAGGAAAAAGACGGTTGGCTGGCAAAAGCGGTCTCGGAGATCGCCGGGCAGGCCGGTCCGCAGGTCCTGCAGGATGTCATCAACGAACTCGATGTCCGGCCCATTTTCACGGCGCACCCCACCGAGGCCTCACGCCGTTCGGTCCTGGACAAGGTCCGTAAACTTTCGGACGTCCTTGCCGAGCCCACCGCGGAGGGGACCTCAGCCCGTCGTCGTCAGGACCGTCAACTTGCTGAAATCATCGATCAGATGTGGCAGACCGATGAGCTCCGCCAAGTGCGTCCCACTCCTGTGGATGAGGCCCGGAATGCCATCTACTACCTGAACAGCATCCTGACCGACGCCATGCCGGAAATGCTGACGGATCTTTCGGAGCTCCTGGCCGAGCATGGCGTCGCGCTTCCGGCTGCCGCAGCACCCCTGAAGTTCGGCTCGTGGATCGGCGGTGACCGCGACGGCAACCCGAACGTTACCGCCGCTGTCACCCGGGAGATCCTGCAGTTGCAGAACCAGAACGCCGTCCGCATCAGCATCGCCCTGATCGATGAACTCATTTCGGTGCTCTCCAACTCCACCGCGCTCTTTGGGGCCGATCAGGAGCTGCTGGATTCCATTGCCACGGACCTCAAGAACCTCCCCGGACTGGACAAGCGAATCCTTGAACTGAATGCGCAGGAGCCGTACAGGCTCAAACTGACCTGCATCAAGGCCAAGCTCATCAACACCGGCCGCCGGATTTCAGCATCCACTTATCACGAGCCGGGCCGGGACTATGCAACCACCCCCGAGTTGCTGGCGGAGTTCGGATTGCTTGAGGCCTCGCTGCGGAATCACTCGGCGGGGCTGGTGGCGGACGGTGCCCTGGCCCGCGTGCGCCGGGCGATAGCTGCCTTCGGCCTGCATCTGGCAACCTTGGACATCCGCGAACACGCCGATTACCACCACGATGCTGTGGGCCAGCTGGTGGACAGGCTCGGCACCGAGAAGCCCTACGGCGAGTTGACGCGTCAGGAGCGTTTCACTTTCCTGGGGGCAGAGCTGGCTTCCCGCCGGCCTCTCTCCGGCCACCCGATCAAGCTCGAGGGCACTGCGGATGGAACGTATGACGTTTTCCGGAGCATCCGCCAGGCCTTGCATACCTACGGGCCGGACGTTGTGGAAACGTACATCATTTCCATGACCCGCGGGGCCGATGATGTTCTTGCTGCAGCAGTACTTGCCCGCGAGGCCGGGTTGATAGATCTCTTCAGCGGCAAACCCCACGCCAAGATCGGGTTCGCTCCACTGTTGGAAACGGTGGAAGAATTGCGGGCTTCGGCCGAGATTGTGGATCAGCTGCTGTCTGATCCCTCTTACCGTGAGCTGGTCCGCCTTCGCGGGGACATCCAGGAAGTGATGCTGGGTTACTCCGATTCCAACAAGGAATCCGGCGTGATGACCAGTCAGTGGGAAATCCACAAAACCCAGCGCAAACTGCGTGACGTGGCTGCCAAGCATGGTGTGCGGGTTCGTCTCTTCCACGGCCGCGGAGGATCCGTGGGCCGCGGTGGCGGACCTACCTACGATGCCATCATGGCCCAGCCAAACGGCGTGCTTGAAGGAGAAATCAAGTTCACCGAGCAGGGCGAGGTCATCTCGGACAAGTACTCCCTGCCTGAACTTGCCCGCGAGAACCTTGAGCTTTCCCTGGCCGCAGTGATGCAGGGCTCGGCACTGCACCGCACTCCGCGCACCTCGGAGGACGAGCGCGAGCGCTACGCCAACGTCATGGAAACCATCTCGGACGCAGCGTTCGCCCGCTACCGCACCCTCATTGATGATCCCCAGCTTCCGGCTTACTTCCTGGCCTCCACGCCGGTAGAGCAGCTGGGTTCGCTGAATATTGGTTCACGCCCCTCCAAGCGCCCGGACTCAGGGGCTGGACTGGGTGGCCTGCGGGCCATTCCTTGGGTTTTCGGTTGGACACAGTCCCGCCAGATCGTTCCGGGCTGGTTTGGTGTGGGTTCAGGTTTGAAGGCCGCCCGCGAGGCCGGAGATGCTGAACAGCTCCTGGAAATGATGGACCGTTGGCACTTCTTCCGTTCGGTCATCTCCAATGTGGAGATGACCCTGGCGAAGACTGACATGGAGATTGCGGGCCACTACGTTTCCTCCTTGGTCCCGACGGAACTGCACCGGCTGTTCCATATGATCCGGGACGAGTACGAGCTCACGGTGGCCGAAATTGAGCGGCTCACCGGCGAGACTGAACTGCTCGATGCCCAGCCCACGCTCAAGCGTTCACTGGAAATCCGTGACCAGTATCTGGACCCGATCAGCTACCTGCAGGTGGAGCTTCTCCGGCGGGTCCGTGAGGAGCAGGTGTCCGGGGGCGAGATTGATGAGCGGCTCCAGCGGGCCATGCTCATCACCGTCAATGGTGTAGCTGCCGGCCTCCGCAACACCGGCTAGCACCCTCTCTCACATCCCGAGGGGTATCGACGGATCCCTCTCTCATCTGGTGAGAGAGGGATCCGCTGGAGGGCGCGGGATGTGAGAGACCGTTAGGGTAGTGGAATGCCGTCGTTTCAGACCAAGTTGAAGATCACTGGCCTCAAACCGGGCAACCCACCGGAATCGGTGATGGCCGCAGCAGTGGAAGCGCTGGAAACCCGGCACCACGTTGAATCCAATCAGCTGGACATCGTTGGGGGAGTACCCCAGCTCAGCCTCCGCTTCACAGTAGATGACCGCGATTACTCAGGTGAGAACCAGGAAGCCCGGACGTCGGCAGCCATGATGCGTGACGCCGTCGAGCGTGTTGCTTTGACCGGCAGCCTGTACGTGCTGCGTCGCAGCCGCGGACGCTGGTCACCGGTTTAGAAACCCCGCTATAGGACCCGGCCCTACTCGGGCTGGGGCACGTCGCCGGGCTCGTCGGCGTCGAACGGTTCGTCCACGGGAGATCGGTTGCCGCGCCGCCGGGTGACGATCAGTCCCACCACCACCCCGATCACCAAACCCAGACCCACTCCAATGAGTGAACTGGCCCAAAAAGGCAGCTTGGTGGTGGAACCGGTGAAGTACCCCAAACCCACCTGCCACACCGCCCACAGCACCGCGCCCAGTCCGGCGCACAGGCTGAAACCTCGCACGGAGACGTTGGCGATGCCGGCCGCGGATGAGGTGGCGAGCCTTCCACCGGGGATGAAGCGCGCGCCAATGATGGCGCCGTAAGTTGAGGATCGTCCCGCTTTGGCTATTGCCTCGTGGATACCGCGGTGGACCCTGCGGCCCCACGACCACCGGTCCAGGACGTGGCTGATACGCCGTTTGAACAGCAGAAATACGGCCATATCGCCCAGCCAGGAAGCGAAAGCTGCCAGGAAAAGGACCAGCCAGAAGTTCGCGTGGCCATCGGCTGCCAGCGCCCCGCCGGTGATCACCACCATCTCAGAGGGGATGGGCGGGAAGATGGCGTCGCCCAGCACAATGGGGACGATCCACAGGTAGATTGCGGATCCCCATGTTTCCGGGGCGATGATGTCCATGGGCACAAGGTACCGTACTTGCCGTGTCTGCCGCTTCGGAGTGAGACTGGCGCCATGCGAATCGAGATTCTGCACGGTGACATCACTGCGCGCAAGGTGGACGCAATCGTCAACGCTGCCAACTCGTCACTGCTCGGTGGAGGGGGAGTGGACGGCGCCATCCACAGGGCCGCGGGCGGGGAACTGCTTGAGGCGTGCCGCGAGCTGAGGCGAACCCAACTGCAGGACGGCCTGCCGGTAGGTTCGGCAGTGGCGACTCCGGCTTTTCGGTTGCCTGCGCGCTGGGTGATCCATACTGTGGGGCCCAACCGGCACGCGGGGCAGACAGATCCGGCGCTGCTTGCTTCCTGCTTTCAGGAAAGTTTGACCGTGGCGGCGGGGCTTGGTGCCCAATCAGTGGCGTTCCCTGCGATCAGCGCCGGAATTTATGGCTGGGACGCCCGCCAGGTAGCGCAGGTTGCGTTCGACGCCGTGGGCTCCTTCTCCTCTTCGGGACGTGCCGGGGACAGCCCGCTTGAGGTGGTTGAGTTCGTGCTGTTTTCAGAGGATACGACGGCGGTCTTCCGCACAGTGCTTGAATCCTCACCGGGGCTTGGAGGCTGACCTCGCAAAGGTCAGGCCGGTTCCGGAGCGGCACCCCTTGGCGTCTCAACGGCCCGCTTGTGGCCAAGGAATTTGCCTGCCTTGAAGTACCAATAGGGCCACGCCGCCCACGATGATGCCCCGGCCACGAAACCCGCTCCCATGACCGCGTATCGGAGCCACTCCGGGCCGGGGATAAGAAAGCCCAGGCCGGCAAGAGGTAGTCCGATCAACAGTGATCCGCCAATGAACCGGCCCAGCTTCGCGAATCCCTTCGGGTAGTCATCAACGTGGAGAAGTTTGTTGTTTGCCACGAAGAACCAGAGCCCTTGGATCACGATGGCGGCCACGGAAACTGCCGTGGATGGCCCGAAATCCATGACCTTGAGTACCAGCAACGCGGAGCTTGTGGCCCCGGCCGCGCAGGCAGCAGCGGTTACCCATTTCAGTGGCTCGGTCCATGGTGCTTGTGGAAGTCGCTTGTGGACTTGGAGGATCACCGGGATGACCAGCACGTTGAACACAGCTCCTGTGGCGTCGTTGATGGCCCCGAACACAAAAGGGCCGCCTTTGGGGACTTCCACGGCGTACATTGCCCCGAGTGTCAGGACGCCGGCTACGCCCACGCCAGCTGCAGAGTAGGCGAGGATCGAAGCGGTCCTGTCGCCCGGCACTTCAGTGAATTGCTCCATGGGAACTCCCGGATTCTGCCCAGCAAACCCATGGTAGTCCGGGTGGCCAGCGGAGGAAATGGGCCGCCCAAAAGGGGTCAGCCGTGGGCTTCGCTGAGCTCCAATTGGCTGCGGTATTCCACGCGCTGCTTGCTGATGGGGTCCACGAAGGTGATGCCACGGGCCAGTAGCTGCAGGGGTTTGGTGTAGTCGTCCGGGGCTTTGTCCAGCAGGTCCGGGTAGAAGGCGTCGTTGACGATTCCCAGCCCGAGCGAGGCCATATGCACGCGGAGTTGGTGCGTTTTTCCGGTGTGCGGCTCCAGCCGGTACAGCGCCCGCTGGTGAGTTCCGGCGTCGAACGTTCTTGTCTGTTCAATGCGCGTTTCGGCGTTCGGCTCACCGGGAATGACTTCGGCGAGCAGGTAGCTGCGGGACTTGGTCATGCGGTTGCGGACCACTGTTGGGAACTCGACGGCGGGATAGCCCACCGCGGGCGTGGCGGCGGACACGCACTCGTATTCTTTCTGGACTTGGCGCTTCTCGAAGAGCACCTGGTACTTGCCGCGCGTTTCCGGGTTGGTGGAGAGCAGCAGCAGGCCAGCGGTCATGCGGTCCAGCCGGTGCATGGGGATGAGGTCCGGGAGGTCCAGCAGGTTCCGGAGCCGGACCAGCGCGGATTCCTGGATGTAGGTGCCTCCGGGCGTGGTGGGAAGGAAGTGTGGTTTGTCCACCACGAGGATGTGCTCGTCCTGGTGGAGGATGGTGATTTCCACGGGCAGCCGTGTCTCGGGTGGGAGGGTGCGGTAGTACCAAATGAAGGTATGGTCCTCCAGTTTGGTGCTGCGGTCCAGGGGTACGCCGCCCTCGCCCACGATTTCGCCGGCGTCGAACCGGTCCTCGATGCCTTGGGGATCTATGTGTCCCCACCGGTGCATCATGTAGTCCATGGCGGTGGTCCACGGGCCCTCGTCCGGCAGGCGCAGGCGGGTAGCGTTCACGCCGTCGCGCACGGGGAGGGGGGATTGCATCACGTGCCAATTCTACCGGCGTTGAGGGGCCCGCTCTGCGCCCCTCATCACACGGGAAGCACGCAGAGCGGGCCTCACAACGGAAGAGCTAACCGAACATAAAAAAGTTCTTGACAATAAAAGTTGTCGGTACCCATACTTGGAGCATGTTGGACATCGAAGTGATCGAGGACCCGGCCGCGGCGGAAGCCTCGCTGGACCCCATCCGCACCCGCATCCTGCAGGAGCTTGTGGAACCGGCATCCGCCACGCAGTTGGCGGTGAAGGTGGGGCTGCCCAGGCAGAAGGTGAACTACCACCTCAAAGCCTTGGAGCGCCATGGGCTGGTGGAGCTGGTGGAGGAGCGCCGCAAAGGCAACGTCACCGAGCGCGTATTGCGCGCCACGGCGGCCTCCTACCTGATTTCGCCCGTTGCGTTGGCCTCCGTGGCTCCAGATCCGCGCCGTTTCTCGGACCGGTTCTCGGCTTTCTGGTTGCTGTCCCTGGCCTCCCGCACGGTGCAGGAAATGGGCAAACTCATTGCCGGCGCTGCAGTGGCCAAGAAGAAGCTGGCCAGTTTCGCGATCGACGGCGAGATCACCTTCCGCTCTGCTGCCGAACGCGCGGCATTCGCGGAAGAACTCGGCGTTGCGGTGACCCGACTCGTAGATAAGTACCACGACGGCGGTGCTGCCGCCCAGGCGGGCGGCGCACGCAAGCACCGCCTCGTCGTCGTACTTCACCCCGCTCTCAAAACAACCCAAGCCTCCCCGGAGCAACCAGCAGAAAAGGATCAAAGCAATGACTGACAACCGGAAATTCGAGATCGAAGCGGACGTCGAACTGCCCGGCACTCCCGAGCGCGTGTGGCAGGCTGTCACCAAGGACACTCCGGCTTGGATGTTCCCCACGGATCAATGGCCGGACGTCAAAACCACCGAGGAATACCCCAGCCACCTGGTGTCCCGGATGGATGGACCTGATGGCTGGTTCAACCAGTTGGAGCACGTCCTTGAGCCCCTTGAGGGTGGCCGCGCCAAGCTGCACTATGTTCACAGTGGCATCTTTGCCGACAACTGGGACGAACAGTACGACGGCGCCAGCAAACACACCGAGTTCTACCTGCACACCCTGGGCCAGTACCTGCGGTACTTCGATGGCAAGCCGGTGGTCTTCACTGACATCCAGGCGCCCGCGTCATCGCAGACGCCCGACGGTTTCGTGCAGCTGAAAAGGGCCTTGGGTGTGGATGGTGCCGCCGCCGGTTCGCCGTTCGAAGCGGACCTCGACGGCGTGGGCCGGCTGAGCGGGGAAGTGGACTTCTCGAACAAGAACTTCCTGGGCATCCGAACTGGGGACACCATGTACCGCTTCTTCGGCCGGAACGCGTTCGGCGCTCCGGTTGGCATGACGGTGCACGAGTTCAGCGGCTCCGGCGATTCAGAGCTCACGGCCAAGGCCTGGGGTGCATTCCTGGAGAAGGTGTACGCCTAGGAACCCGGTGAGGCCACCCAGGCGCGGGCAACGGAGTCCAGTGCGGCCTCGTATATTGCGGCCCAATCGGTGGCCGGGTCATTCATTTGTGCCAGCTCCAGGCTGACCAGCCCATGGACTTGGCCCCAGATGGCCATGGCCACCAGGGTGGGATCGTCCATGCGCAGTGCACCGGCCCGCTGGGCTGTTACCACTGCTTCCACCAAGGGGAGCATCGACTCGGAGGCGACTTCCGGCGTCGGGCTGCAATCAACATAGGCGGACAACGCGCCGCCGAACATCAGGCGGTAAAGGGCTGTATGTTCCAGTGCCCAGGCGCGGTAGGCGCGGCCCAATCCCAGCAGCCCTTCTTTGGCCGCCTCCCGTTGGGAGTCGCCGAAGGAACGGAAACCGTGGTCGACGGCGGCCGTCAGCAGTTGCGCTTTCCCGCCGAAGAGCGAGTAGATCGCGGTGGTGGACGTTCCGGCGGCTGCGGCGACGTCGCGCAGGGTGACACGGGCCGGGCCCTCGCGGTCCACCAACTCGGCGGTGACCGCAAGAAGTCTGCTCTGGACATGCTGATCATGAATGACGGGTCTTGCCATACCCCCAAGTGTTTCATAACATTGTTTCATAACAGTGTTATGAAACTCTGGAACCAGCAACCGATCGGTTCCCCTACTGAAGGATTCCCATGGCACAGGACGTTTTCCCCGGCCGCTTCACCGCGGACACAGGGCGCGAATCAGTGACCGTCTTCCTCATTGGGATGCGGGCCAACCGGTGGTGGAAGCTGGGCCGGGTGGCCAAGGTGGCCTCAGCGATGCCCATCATGATGCAGCACCTGGCCAAAAACCCTGATGCCGGTCTCCTCGGCAGCGAACAATGGTTTGGGCGAACCACCATGCTGCTCAGCTACTGGGAAAGCCCGGAGCACCTGAGGCGTTTTGCCGCGGACAAGGACTCGCCGCACCTGGGCCCCTGGCGGAAGTTCATGAAAGAGGTCTCAGGAAGCGGCGACATTGGTGTGTGGCACGAGACGTACCAAGTGCCGGCGTCGGGTATTGAAGTGGTGTACAACGGCATGCCGCTCTTCGGCCTGGCCAAGGCCACCACGCATGTCCCCGTGGGACCCGGCAGCAACACAGCTAAGCAGCGCATGGGCGGGGCGGCTCGATCCGCAGGCCCGGCTGCCTAGGCAACCGCGACGGCGGCTGGCCGCTCTGCCTTGAGGGTCCTGCGGAGGTGCGGCGAAGCGTCGAGCTTGTCCTGGGCGGCCCGAAGCGCGCCAACAGCGAACTCCAATTGCGCGGCGGGCAAGGTAAACGGAACGCGAACATAGTGCTCGAACGCCCCACCCACCCCAAAGCGGGGACCGGCTGCCAAGCGAACGCCGAAATCGGGGGCGAGCACAGTCAGGGCGGTGCTGCACGGCGTGGGAAGCCGGCACCACACAGTGAGTCCGCCCCGGGGCCGCTCCACCTCCCATTCCGGCAGGCGCTCCGCAAGCAACCCCAGCAGGGATTCCCGCTGATGCCGAAGCTCCGCGAGCCTGGCATCAAGGGGTTCGGCGAAAGCCCGCACCAGGCGTGCCGCCGCCAGTTGTTCCACCACCGGCCCGCCAAGATCCATGACGGTCCTGGTGGCAACAAAGCGGGCAATAAGGGACTCCTCTGCCCGGATCCACCCGGTCCGCAGCCCTGCCCAATGCGACTTGCTGAGCGAACCAATGGACACCACAGCGGGACTGAAGGATGACATCGGCGCGGTGCGGACGGCGTCGAGATTCAACCCGCGCAGCGTTTCATCCACCACCAACACGGTCCCGGAAGCGGTGGCTGCACGGGCAAGCCGCCGCCGTTGCAGGTCCGACATGATGCGCCCGGTGGGGTTGTGGAAGTCGGGCACCAAGTAGGCCATGGCGGGGCGCTGCTGGTTCATGGTGGCCACCATCGCATCAATATCCCAGGCCGGCGAGGTACTCGACTGTAGTGCAGGCAACGCGACTGGAAGCGGCTTGCAGCCCGCGGCGCGGATGGCGTCCAGGGCGTTGGGATACGTGGGGTGTTCCACCAGGACCCGGTCCTGCTTTCCGGCCAGCGCGCGCAGCACAATGTTGAGCGCATGCTGGGCGCCGGAGGTAACAAGGATCTGGCCAGGGGTGGTGGGGACCCCCTCGGCCGTGTACTTCCCGGCGATGGCTTCGCGGAGGGCCGGAACACCCACGGCGTCGTACCCGAATCCTGGCAGGAGAGCGGGCAACTCGGTGAGCGCGTCAGCGAAGGCCCGGTGGACTACTTCCCCGGCCGCCGGAAGCGAGGCATAAGCCAGGTCCAGAAGTCCCTCCGGAACCGCGAGCCCGGGTGCGCTCACCGGAGTGGTGCGGTGGGGGATGGATGTCCGCCCGCGGCTGCCCTGACCGGCGGTGAGGAAGCCCTGTTCGCGCAGGTTCGCGTACGCGGCCGTGACCGTGGTGCGGCTGAGGCCAAGGGTCTGGGCGAGCGCCCTCTCGCTGGGCAGGGCGACGTCCAGCGGGATTCGGCCGTCCATCACCAGCAAACGCACGACGTCGGACAGCTCGCGGTAGGCGGGCAGGGCGCCGGAGTTCCAGGCGCCGAGGAGACGAACCAGTGCGGTGGGATTCAATGAGCCGGACATCAGACCAGTATTTCAAACTGGCTATGGAATGCAAGGCCAGTTTCATCGGAGGATGGAACCCATGATGACCCGAAGAATCACTCAACTCCTGATCGGCCTGGCAATGTACGGCATCTCCTTGGCCATGTTCATCCGTGCCGGGCTCGGTTTGGACCCGTGGGACGTGTTCCACCAAGGCGTCTCCGAAAAGACCGGCCTCAGCATTGGAGTTGTGGTCATCGCGGTCAGCTTCCTGGTACTTCTCCTGTGGATCCCGCTCCGGCAGATGCCGGGGATCGGAACCATAGCCAACGCAGTGCTGGTGGGTCTCTTCGCTGACCTGGGCCTGTTTCTCATCCCGGAGTTCTCACATCTGGGCGGACAGATCGCCATGCTTGCCGGTGCCGTGATCCTCAACGGCATCGCCTCCGCTTGCTACATCGGCGCCCGTCTTGGACCCGGCGCCCGCGATGGGCTGATGACCGGACTTGTCCGCCGCACCGGCTGGTCCGTGCGCCTGGTTCGCACAGGCATCGAAGTTGTGGTCCTCGCTGTGGGCTTCCTGCTGGGCGGCTCAGTGGGTGTTGGAACGGTGGTCTACGCGTTGGCCATCGGCCCAATTGTGCAGGTCCTGCTCCCCAGGTTCATGGTTCCGGAGAAGGCAAAGGCAACGGCCCCCACGGAAGTTGTGGAAGCCGCTGCCTAGTTCTTGCCCGGGATGGTTCTTACTCAGGATCCCCAGCTAACGGCAGGCCTCAAGATCTTCGCCGTACCGCAACCAGTCCGGCAGGTCCTGACTGAAGGCATCGCGGATGGCAGGCGATCCAGCGCTCCGCCAGTCGACGTCGTCGTTAATTTCGATCTCGTATTTCTTCCACTCGAACCAGTTGATCATTTTCAGCTGTGGATATTTTTGGTGGGTTTCGTCGGAGAAGACCTGACGCCACCAGGCCTGTTTAACGTCCAGCTCGGACGCCCCGGCGCGGGCGGGGGTGAAGATGGCCGCCGTCTCCGGGATGGCTACTGGCTTGCCGTGGTCAACGCCGTATACCTGGTAAAAATCCGGGACGGGGCTGTCGTCGCCGGCGGTGCCGCTGTACGTGCCGGTCAGCATGGCGAGGAACTTGCCGGGCTCGGAGATGTCGTTGTTGCCCCATGGCCGCTGATTGCCCCAGTGATAGAGGGAAACGCCCACCCAATCCACGGCATCGTCCCCTGGATAGTAGGGTGCGTAAGTGTCGTCTGCCATGGTGAGGGTGCCGTCATGGTCTGTATCGAGCGCAGCGAAGTCCGCGGTCCCCGGACGAGCCGCGAACTGGCCCCCGGTAAACGGGTAGCCACCGCCATAGTTGGGCGCCCACATCATGGACGTACCCGGCGCCCCCGCATGGATTGCGGCGGCTACTTTGCGGAACACCTCCACGTAACGCAGCGGCTGCTGGCCCCAGGAATACCAGGACCCGTTCATCTCGTGCGCAAAACGTACGACGACGGTGGTCCCCTGATCATTGATGGCCCGTAAGTCTGTGGCCAATTTGGCGATCACTTCCTCGCTCATGGTCTCCAAGCCGCCGTGCGGTTCGAGTGTCAGCAGGAGCACGCCGCCCGTTGCGCGGACCTGGGTGACGGCGTTGGTGGTGTGCGCCCACGTTTGATCGTCATAAGGGATGTCAGAGAACTGCACCACCACTGCGGGATCATGGCCAAGATTCCCACGGT contains the following coding sequences:
- a CDS encoding SRPBCC domain-containing protein; its protein translation is MTDNRKFEIEADVELPGTPERVWQAVTKDTPAWMFPTDQWPDVKTTEEYPSHLVSRMDGPDGWFNQLEHVLEPLEGGRAKLHYVHSGIFADNWDEQYDGASKHTEFYLHTLGQYLRYFDGKPVVFTDIQAPASSQTPDGFVQLKRALGVDGAAAGSPFEADLDGVGRLSGEVDFSNKNFLGIRTGDTMYRFFGRNAFGAPVGMTVHEFSGSGDSELTAKAWGAFLEKVYA
- a CDS encoding TetR-like C-terminal domain-containing protein; amino-acid sequence: MARPVIHDQHVQSRLLAVTAELVDREGPARVTLRDVAAAAGTSTTAIYSLFGGKAQLLTAAVDHGFRSFGDSQREAAKEGLLGLGRAYRAWALEHTALYRLMFGGALSAYVDCSPTPEVASESMLPLVEAVVTAQRAGALRMDDPTLVAMAIWGQVHGLVSLELAQMNDPATDWAAIYEAALDSVARAWVASPGS
- a CDS encoding DUF4188 domain-containing protein; translation: MAQDVFPGRFTADTGRESVTVFLIGMRANRWWKLGRVAKVASAMPIMMQHLAKNPDAGLLGSEQWFGRTTMLLSYWESPEHLRRFAADKDSPHLGPWRKFMKEVSGSGDIGVWHETYQVPASGIEVVYNGMPLFGLAKATTHVPVGPGSNTAKQRMGGAARSAGPAA
- a CDS encoding PLP-dependent aminotransferase family protein encodes the protein MSGSLNPTALVRLLGAWNSGALPAYRELSDVVRLLVMDGRIPLDVALPSERALAQTLGLSRTTVTAAYANLREQGFLTAGQGSRGRTSIPHRTTPVSAPGLAVPEGLLDLAYASLPAAGEVVHRAFADALTELPALLPGFGYDAVGVPALREAIAGKYTAEGVPTTPGQILVTSGAQHALNIVLRALAGKQDRVLVEHPTYPNALDAIRAAGCKPLPVALPALQSSTSPAWDIDAMVATMNQQRPAMAYLVPDFHNPTGRIMSDLQRRRLARAATASGTVLVVDETLRGLNLDAVRTAPMSSFSPAVVSIGSLSKSHWAGLRTGWIRAEESLIARFVATRTVMDLGGPVVEQLAAARLVRAFAEPLDARLAELRHQRESLLGLLAERLPEWEVERPRGGLTVWCRLPTPCSTALTVLAPDFGVRLAAGPRFGVGGAFEHYVRVPFTLPAAQLEFAVGALRAAQDKLDASPHLRRTLKAERPAAVAVA
- a CDS encoding YitT family protein, with the translated sequence MMTRRITQLLIGLAMYGISLAMFIRAGLGLDPWDVFHQGVSEKTGLSIGVVVIAVSFLVLLLWIPLRQMPGIGTIANAVLVGLFADLGLFLIPEFSHLGGQIAMLAGAVILNGIASACYIGARLGPGARDGLMTGLVRRTGWSVRLVRTGIEVVVLAVGFLLGGSVGVGTVVYALAIGPIVQVLLPRFMVPEKAKATAPTEVVEAAA
- a CDS encoding glycoside hydrolase family 26 protein; protein product: MGLTVAQTPTFAGHPNRKRRRASLLIPLLVTALTATGLGFASKEVVPVVQALSLCRAGDASTVIPKDGVLLGVNLDWDSETLSEHRGNLGHDPAVVVQFSDIPYDDQTWAHTTNAVTQVRATGGVLLLTLEPHGGLETMSEEVIAKLATDLRAINDQGTTVVVRFAHEMNGSWYSWGQQPLRYVEVFRKVAAAIHAGAPGTSMMWAPNYGGGYPFTGGQFAARPGTADFAALDTDHDGTLTMADDTYAPYYPGDDAVDWVGVSLYHWGNQRPWGNNDISEPGKFLAMLTGTYSGTAGDDSPVPDFYQVYGVDHGKPVAIPETAAIFTPARAGASELDVKQAWWRQVFSDETHQKYPQLKMINWFEWKKYEIEINDDVDWRSAGSPAIRDAFSQDLPDWLRYGEDLEACR